From the genome of Phaenicophaeus curvirostris isolate KB17595 chromosome 6, BPBGC_Pcur_1.0, whole genome shotgun sequence, one region includes:
- the MSRB2 gene encoding methionine-R-sulfoxide reductase B2, mitochondrial, whose translation MAAPLLRALRGCARPRLPLRSPLRSSGTGGKGPDTLTKQAEATVATDWKKRLTPEQFYVTREKGTELPFSGIYLNNTESGIYSCVCCNAPLFSSEKKYNSGTGWPSFSEAYGTCDRDESNTNIMRQPDNTLGSTRTEVVCKQCDAHLGHVFDDGPAPSGQRFCINSAALNFKPASSQ comes from the exons ATGGCGGCTCCGCTGCTGCGGGCGCTGCGCGGCTGCGCTCGGCCCCGGCTCCCGCTCCGCTCCCCGCTGCGCAGCTCCGGCACCGGCGGCAAAG GCCCAGACACTCTGACTAAACAAGCTGAAGCAACTGTTGCTACAGACTGGAAAAAACGCCTGACGCCAGAGCAATTCTATGttacaagagaaaaaggaaCTGAACTG ccttttaGTGGGATCTATCTAAATAACACGGAATCAGGAATATACTCCTGCGTGTGCTGCAATGCCCCGCTGTTCAG CTCAGAGAAGAAGTACAATTCAGGGACTGGATGGCCATCATTTTCTGAGGCTTATGGTACTTGTGACAGAGATGAAAGTAACACCAATATCATGAGACAACCAGATAACACGTTGGGATCAACTAGAACTGAAGTCGTCTGCAAGCAG TGTGATGCCCATCTAGGCCATGTCTTCGATGATGGTCCTGCACCCTCTGGGCAGAGGTTCTGTATCAACAGTGCTGCATTAAACTTCAAACCAGCCTCCAGTCAGTGA